The Schistocerca piceifrons isolate TAMUIC-IGC-003096 chromosome 5, iqSchPice1.1, whole genome shotgun sequence genome has a segment encoding these proteins:
- the LOC124799260 gene encoding ubiquitin-conjugating enzyme E2 N yields the protein MTALPRRIIKETQRLMQEPVPGISAVPDDSNARYFHVIVTGPEDSPFEGGLFKLELFLPEDYPMSAPKVRFITKIYHPNIDRLGRICLDILKDKWSPALQIRTVLLSIQALLSAPNPDDPLANDVAELWKVNEAEAIRNAKEWTRRYAMDN from the coding sequence ATGACAGCATTACCTAGGAGAATTATCAAGGAAACTCAACGCTTGATGCAAGAGCCTGTTCCAGGAATAAGTGCTGTGCCGGACGACAGTAACGCACGATACTTTCATGTAATTGTCACCGGTCCTGAAGATTCACCGTTCGAAGGAGGATTATTTAAGTTGGAGCTTTTTCTACCGGAGGATTATCCTATGTCTGCGCCAAAGGTTCGATTTATTACGAAAATATACCACCCTAACATTGACAGACTTGGCCGCATTTGCTTGGACATTCTAAAAGATAAGTGGAGCCCGGCCCTTCAAATTAGAACGGTGCTTTTGTCTATTCAAGCCCTTCTTAGTGCTCCAAATCCAGATGACCCGTTGGCTAACGATGTTGCTGAACTGTGGAAAGTAAATGAAGCCGAAGCCATCCGTAACGCGAAAGAGTGGACAAGAAGATATGCAATGGACAATTGA